One Odocoileus virginianus isolate 20LAN1187 ecotype Illinois chromosome 4, Ovbor_1.2, whole genome shotgun sequence DNA segment encodes these proteins:
- the POGLUT1 gene encoding protein O-glucosyltransferase 1 isoform X1 → MELGAPSQLWLWLLLLLLPPVPGREKESGSKWKVFNDQINRALENYEPCSSSNCSCYHGVIEEDLTPFRGGISRKMMAEVVRRKLGTHYQIIKNRLYRESDCMFPSRCSGVEHFILEVIGRLPDMEMVINVRDYPQVPKWMEPAIPIFSFSKTSEYHDIMYPAWTFWEGGPAVWPIYPTGLGRWDLFREDLVRSAAQWPWKKKNSTAYFRGSRTSPERDPLILLSRKNPKLVDAEYTKNQAWKSMKDTLGKPAAKDVHLVDHCKYKYLFNFRGVAASFRFKHLFLCGSLVFHVGDEWLEFFYPQLKPWVHYIPVKTDLSNVQELLQFVKANDDVAQEIAERGSQFILNHLKMDDITCYWENLLTEYSKFLSYNVTRRKGYNQIVPNLLKTEL, encoded by the exons ATGGAGCTGGGGGCGCCCTCCCAGCTTTGGTTGTGGCTGCTGTTGCTACTCCTGCCCCCGGTGCCGGGCCGCGAGAAGGAGTCAG GTTCAAAATGGAAAGTATTTAATGACCAAATTAACAGGGCTTTGGAGAATTATGAACCATGTTCAAGTTCAAACTGCAGCTGTTACCATGG TGTCATAGAAGAGGATCTAACTCCTTTCCGAGGAGGTATCTCCAGGAAGATGATGGCAGAGGTAGTCAGACGGAAGCTAGGGACCCACTATCAGATCATTAAGAACAGATTATACCGAGAAAGTGACTGCATGTTCCCCTCAAG GTGTAGTGGTGTTGAACACTTTATTTTGGAAGTTATTGGGCGCCTCCCTGACATGGAGATGGTGATCAATGTGCGAGATTATCCTCAGGTTCCTAAATGGATGGAGCCTGCCATTCCAATCTTCTCCTTCAGTAAG ACATCAGAGTACCATGATATCATGTATCCTGCTTGGACATTTTGGGAAGGAGGACCTGCTGTTTGGCCAATATATCCTACGGGTCTTGGACGGTGGGACCTCTTCAGGGAAGATCTGGTAAG GTCAGCCGCACAGTGgccatggaaaaagaaaaattccacagCATATTTCCGAGGATCAAG GACAAGTCCAGAGCGAGATCCTCTCATTCTTCTATCTCGGAAAAACCCAAAACTTGTTGATGCAGAGTACACCAAAAACCAGGCCTGGAAATCTATGAAA GATACCTTGGGAAAGCCAGCTGCTAAGGATGTCCATCTTGTGGATCACTGCAAATACAA GTATTTGTTTAATTTTCGGGGTGTCGCTGCAAGTTTCCGGTTCAAACACCTCTTTCTGTGTGGTTCACTTGTTTTCCATGTTGGTGACGAGTGGCTGGAATTCTTCTACCCACAGTTGAAGCCATGGGTTCACTACATCCCAGTAAAAACAGACCTCTCCAACGTCCA GGAGCTGTTGCAGTTTGTAAAAGCAAATGATGATGTAGCTCAAGAAATTGCTGAAAG GGGAAGCCAGTTTATTCTGAACCACTTGAAGATGGATGATATCACCTGTTACTGGGAGAACCTGTTGACCGAATACTCTAAATTCCTGTCCTATAACGTAACAAGAAGGAAAGGCTACAATCAGATTGTACCCAACCTTTTGAAAACTGAACTCTAG
- the POGLUT1 gene encoding protein O-glucosyltransferase 1 isoform X3: MELGAPSQLWLWLLLLLLPPVPGREKESGSKWKVFNDQINRALENYEPCSSSNCSCYHGCSGVEHFILEVIGRLPDMEMVINVRDYPQVPKWMEPAIPIFSFSKTSEYHDIMYPAWTFWEGGPAVWPIYPTGLGRWDLFREDLVRSAAQWPWKKKNSTAYFRGSRTSPERDPLILLSRKNPKLVDAEYTKNQAWKSMKDTLGKPAAKDVHLVDHCKYKYLFNFRGVAASFRFKHLFLCGSLVFHVGDEWLEFFYPQLKPWVHYIPVKTDLSNVQELLQFVKANDDVAQEIAERGSQFILNHLKMDDITCYWENLLTEYSKFLSYNVTRRKGYNQIVPNLLKTEL; encoded by the exons ATGGAGCTGGGGGCGCCCTCCCAGCTTTGGTTGTGGCTGCTGTTGCTACTCCTGCCCCCGGTGCCGGGCCGCGAGAAGGAGTCAG GTTCAAAATGGAAAGTATTTAATGACCAAATTAACAGGGCTTTGGAGAATTATGAACCATGTTCAAGTTCAAACTGCAGCTGTTACCATGG GTGTAGTGGTGTTGAACACTTTATTTTGGAAGTTATTGGGCGCCTCCCTGACATGGAGATGGTGATCAATGTGCGAGATTATCCTCAGGTTCCTAAATGGATGGAGCCTGCCATTCCAATCTTCTCCTTCAGTAAG ACATCAGAGTACCATGATATCATGTATCCTGCTTGGACATTTTGGGAAGGAGGACCTGCTGTTTGGCCAATATATCCTACGGGTCTTGGACGGTGGGACCTCTTCAGGGAAGATCTGGTAAG GTCAGCCGCACAGTGgccatggaaaaagaaaaattccacagCATATTTCCGAGGATCAAG GACAAGTCCAGAGCGAGATCCTCTCATTCTTCTATCTCGGAAAAACCCAAAACTTGTTGATGCAGAGTACACCAAAAACCAGGCCTGGAAATCTATGAAA GATACCTTGGGAAAGCCAGCTGCTAAGGATGTCCATCTTGTGGATCACTGCAAATACAA GTATTTGTTTAATTTTCGGGGTGTCGCTGCAAGTTTCCGGTTCAAACACCTCTTTCTGTGTGGTTCACTTGTTTTCCATGTTGGTGACGAGTGGCTGGAATTCTTCTACCCACAGTTGAAGCCATGGGTTCACTACATCCCAGTAAAAACAGACCTCTCCAACGTCCA GGAGCTGTTGCAGTTTGTAAAAGCAAATGATGATGTAGCTCAAGAAATTGCTGAAAG GGGAAGCCAGTTTATTCTGAACCACTTGAAGATGGATGATATCACCTGTTACTGGGAGAACCTGTTGACCGAATACTCTAAATTCCTGTCCTATAACGTAACAAGAAGGAAAGGCTACAATCAGATTGTACCCAACCTTTTGAAAACTGAACTCTAG
- the POGLUT1 gene encoding protein O-glucosyltransferase 1 isoform X2, protein MFKFKLQLLPWVDSLLAEPQGKPYSHVIEEDLTPFRGGISRKMMAEVVRRKLGTHYQIIKNRLYRESDCMFPSRCSGVEHFILEVIGRLPDMEMVINVRDYPQVPKWMEPAIPIFSFSKTSEYHDIMYPAWTFWEGGPAVWPIYPTGLGRWDLFREDLVRSAAQWPWKKKNSTAYFRGSRTSPERDPLILLSRKNPKLVDAEYTKNQAWKSMKDTLGKPAAKDVHLVDHCKYKYLFNFRGVAASFRFKHLFLCGSLVFHVGDEWLEFFYPQLKPWVHYIPVKTDLSNVQELLQFVKANDDVAQEIAERGSQFILNHLKMDDITCYWENLLTEYSKFLSYNVTRRKGYNQIVPNLLKTEL, encoded by the exons ATGTTCAAGTTCAAACTGCAGCTGTTACCATGG gtggattctttactagctgagccacaagggaagccctactctCA TGTCATAGAAGAGGATCTAACTCCTTTCCGAGGAGGTATCTCCAGGAAGATGATGGCAGAGGTAGTCAGACGGAAGCTAGGGACCCACTATCAGATCATTAAGAACAGATTATACCGAGAAAGTGACTGCATGTTCCCCTCAAG GTGTAGTGGTGTTGAACACTTTATTTTGGAAGTTATTGGGCGCCTCCCTGACATGGAGATGGTGATCAATGTGCGAGATTATCCTCAGGTTCCTAAATGGATGGAGCCTGCCATTCCAATCTTCTCCTTCAGTAAG ACATCAGAGTACCATGATATCATGTATCCTGCTTGGACATTTTGGGAAGGAGGACCTGCTGTTTGGCCAATATATCCTACGGGTCTTGGACGGTGGGACCTCTTCAGGGAAGATCTGGTAAG GTCAGCCGCACAGTGgccatggaaaaagaaaaattccacagCATATTTCCGAGGATCAAG GACAAGTCCAGAGCGAGATCCTCTCATTCTTCTATCTCGGAAAAACCCAAAACTTGTTGATGCAGAGTACACCAAAAACCAGGCCTGGAAATCTATGAAA GATACCTTGGGAAAGCCAGCTGCTAAGGATGTCCATCTTGTGGATCACTGCAAATACAA GTATTTGTTTAATTTTCGGGGTGTCGCTGCAAGTTTCCGGTTCAAACACCTCTTTCTGTGTGGTTCACTTGTTTTCCATGTTGGTGACGAGTGGCTGGAATTCTTCTACCCACAGTTGAAGCCATGGGTTCACTACATCCCAGTAAAAACAGACCTCTCCAACGTCCA GGAGCTGTTGCAGTTTGTAAAAGCAAATGATGATGTAGCTCAAGAAATTGCTGAAAG GGGAAGCCAGTTTATTCTGAACCACTTGAAGATGGATGATATCACCTGTTACTGGGAGAACCTGTTGACCGAATACTCTAAATTCCTGTCCTATAACGTAACAAGAAGGAAAGGCTACAATCAGATTGTACCCAACCTTTTGAAAACTGAACTCTAG